The Halogeometricum rufum genome has a segment encoding these proteins:
- the asd gene encoding aspartate-semialdehyde dehydrogenase yields MAVRVGILGATGAVGQRFIQLLDGHPTFELASLTASEDSAGKTYADAAKWRVNTPIPEDVAEMEVDPTAPDAVPDDVDLLFSSLPSGVATEVEPEFLQAGYVVSSNSSNDRMAPDVPLTIPEVNPEHLDLIEVQRDERGWDGALVKNPNCSTITMVPTLAALDQFGLEEVHVSTLQAVSGAGYSGVTSMEIIDNAIPHIGGEENKMETESRKLLGEFDGVDVSLHEMDVAASCNRIPTLDGHLENVFAETTEEVTPEEAKEAMREYPGVDLHSAPEQLIHVFDDPSRPQPRLDRERGDGMQVSAGGVQETAAGIKYNCLAHNTIRGAAGASLLNGELLVEEGWV; encoded by the coding sequence ATGGCAGTACGAGTCGGTATCCTCGGCGCGACCGGTGCGGTCGGACAGCGATTCATCCAACTCCTCGACGGGCACCCCACCTTCGAACTCGCATCGTTGACCGCGAGCGAAGACAGCGCGGGCAAGACGTACGCCGACGCGGCGAAGTGGCGCGTCAACACGCCCATCCCCGAGGACGTGGCCGAGATGGAAGTCGACCCGACGGCGCCGGACGCCGTCCCCGACGACGTCGACCTCCTCTTCTCTTCGTTGCCCTCCGGCGTCGCCACGGAGGTCGAACCCGAGTTCCTCCAGGCGGGCTACGTCGTCTCCTCGAACTCCTCGAACGACCGGATGGCGCCCGACGTGCCGCTGACCATCCCCGAGGTGAACCCCGAGCATCTGGACCTCATCGAGGTCCAGCGAGACGAACGCGGGTGGGACGGCGCACTCGTGAAGAACCCGAACTGCTCGACCATCACGATGGTGCCGACGCTGGCCGCCCTCGACCAGTTCGGCCTCGAAGAGGTCCACGTCTCCACCCTGCAGGCCGTCTCCGGCGCTGGCTACTCCGGCGTCACGTCGATGGAGATAATCGACAACGCCATCCCGCACATCGGGGGGGAGGAGAACAAGATGGAGACCGAATCGAGGAAGCTCCTCGGCGAGTTCGACGGCGTGGACGTGAGCCTCCACGAGATGGACGTCGCCGCCTCCTGCAACCGCATCCCGACGCTCGACGGCCACCTGGAGAACGTGTTCGCCGAGACGACGGAGGAGGTGACGCCCGAGGAGGCCAAGGAGGCGATGCGCGAGTACCCCGGCGTGGACCTCCACAGCGCGCCGGAGCAACTCATCCACGTCTTCGACGACCCCTCGCGGCCGCAGCCCCGTCTGGACCGCGAACGCGGCGACGGCATGCAGGTGTCGGCGGGCGGGGTTCAGGAGACGGCCGCGGGTATCAAGTACAACTGCCTCGCGCACAACACCATCCGCGGCGCGGCCGGTGCCTCCCTCCTGAACGGCGAACTGCTGGTCGAGGAAGGCTGGGTCTGA
- a CDS encoding D-2-hydroxyacid dehydrogenase produces MSADESPDVVVLRQKIHGLPSEGYAETLRERLPDRKNVVRARTPVEERELLREAPVATGFSIPEHVLADAENLELFACVFAGTGHLSMEAFEEQGVAVTNAAGVHGPNIAEQVVGSLIAFARRFHVAWRQKERNEWRSYQTTELQGSTVTVVGLGALGEAIVDRLDAFGVETVGVRYTPEKGGPTDEVVGFDDEQGFHDALARSEYVVVACPLTETTRGLLDANAFKTMDPDTVLVNVGRGPVVDTEALLDALRGNAIRGAALDVTDPEPLPEDHELWGFDNVLITPHNAGHTPKYWERMADIVAENVEKLDAGEDDFTNRVV; encoded by the coding sequence ATGAGCGCAGACGAGTCGCCGGACGTCGTGGTGCTTCGACAGAAGATACACGGACTGCCGTCCGAGGGGTACGCGGAGACGCTCCGAGAACGGCTTCCCGACCGGAAGAACGTCGTCCGCGCACGCACACCCGTGGAGGAACGAGAACTGCTGCGGGAGGCGCCCGTCGCCACCGGGTTCTCCATCCCGGAACACGTCCTCGCGGACGCGGAGAACCTCGAACTGTTCGCCTGCGTGTTCGCCGGCACGGGTCACCTCTCGATGGAGGCGTTCGAGGAGCAGGGCGTCGCCGTCACGAACGCCGCGGGCGTCCACGGACCGAACATCGCCGAACAGGTCGTCGGGAGTCTCATCGCGTTCGCCCGCCGGTTCCACGTCGCGTGGCGCCAGAAGGAACGCAACGAGTGGCGGTCGTATCAGACGACCGAACTGCAGGGGTCGACGGTGACCGTCGTCGGACTGGGCGCTCTCGGAGAGGCCATCGTGGACCGCCTCGACGCCTTCGGGGTGGAGACCGTCGGCGTCCGCTACACGCCCGAGAAGGGCGGGCCGACGGACGAGGTGGTCGGCTTCGACGACGAACAGGGCTTCCACGACGCCCTCGCGCGGTCGGAGTACGTCGTCGTCGCCTGCCCCCTGACGGAGACGACGCGGGGCCTCCTCGACGCGAACGCGTTCAAGACGATGGACCCCGACACCGTCCTCGTCAACGTCGGCCGCGGCCCCGTCGTCGACACCGAGGCACTCCTCGACGCCCTGCGCGGGAACGCCATCCGCGGCGCCGCCCTCGACGTGACCGACCCCGAACCGCTCCCGGAGGACCACGAACTGTGGGGCTTCGACAACGTCCTCATCACGCCCCACAACGCGGGTCACACGCCGAAGTACTGGGAGCGTATGGCCGACATCGTCGCCGAGAACGTCGAGAAACTGGACGCGGGCGAAGACGACTTCACGAATCGGGTGGTCTGA
- a CDS encoding multicopper oxidase domain-containing protein has product MTDENSASDRGTGRPRIDRRTVLKTGAALGAAAMLPLAARPTAAVDLESDGFKLNDLGWQDIDIEDAIPGVMESSGRRQGGPYYRIEMRRGTHRHHPAMDPTPVWGYKGPSDSEGQFPGKTIEGRVNQPMKVEFVNELPESHLFDVDTGVHGTKLSDYSDRYPEWADQFAGPDEFPEVRAVTHAHGLHVESASDGLPEQWTSPDGIEGPQFVKDVYDYTSRQDPATLWYHDHALGLTRLNVYAGLAGFFLLRGPQEERLGLPSGDKEVPILFQDRAFEGEPGDGTPDRYQYPSNFQAEVSGDVSVVNGQAWPRFDVDPGQYRFRFLNGSNGRFFNIRLEAEDGGDPPTMYQIGTDLGFLRDVVPIGPAETTKSLLLGPAERADVIVDFSDFAGETLTVTNDADFPFRSPGASTGTGGAGLPELAQFHVRTGDPQDPAVDPTSLRLPGPERFEENATVQTRQMGLDTGSLNGLDTHFLDEEGGRPAPGEHWGDPILTRPQLGTTEIWELENRTGDAHPIHLHLVDFQVVGRGQDGTDAPDPTEQGNKDTVKVYAGETVRIITRFGNFTGRYVWHCHLLEHEDQEMMRPYEVVTGERE; this is encoded by the coding sequence ATGACAGACGAAAATTCAGCGTCAGACAGGGGGACAGGCCGGCCGCGTATCGACCGTCGAACGGTCCTGAAGACGGGTGCAGCACTGGGTGCCGCAGCGATGCTCCCTCTCGCTGCGAGGCCGACGGCGGCCGTCGACCTGGAGTCGGACGGGTTCAAACTCAACGACCTCGGGTGGCAGGATATCGACATAGAGGACGCGATACCCGGCGTCATGGAGTCGTCCGGGAGGCGTCAGGGGGGACCGTACTACAGGATAGAGATGCGGCGGGGGACGCACCGGCACCACCCCGCCATGGACCCGACCCCCGTCTGGGGGTACAAAGGACCGAGCGACTCGGAGGGTCAGTTCCCGGGGAAGACCATCGAGGGCCGCGTGAACCAACCGATGAAGGTCGAGTTCGTCAACGAACTCCCCGAGAGTCACCTCTTCGACGTCGACACGGGAGTCCACGGGACGAAACTGTCGGACTACAGCGACCGATATCCGGAGTGGGCCGACCAGTTTGCAGGCCCAGACGAATTCCCGGAGGTCCGGGCGGTGACGCACGCCCACGGCCTCCACGTGGAGTCCGCGAGCGACGGCCTCCCAGAGCAGTGGACGTCGCCGGACGGCATCGAGGGACCGCAGTTCGTCAAGGACGTCTACGATTACACGAGCCGACAGGACCCGGCGACGCTGTGGTATCACGACCACGCCCTCGGCCTGACGCGTCTCAACGTCTACGCCGGACTCGCCGGCTTCTTCCTCCTCCGAGGTCCGCAGGAGGAGCGACTCGGCCTCCCCAGCGGTGACAAGGAGGTCCCGATTCTCTTCCAGGACCGGGCGTTCGAAGGAGAACCGGGCGACGGGACCCCCGACAGGTACCAGTACCCCTCAAACTTCCAAGCCGAAGTCTCCGGCGACGTCTCAGTGGTCAACGGGCAGGCGTGGCCCAGATTCGACGTCGACCCGGGTCAGTACCGGTTTAGGTTCCTCAACGGGTCGAACGGGCGGTTCTTCAACATCCGACTGGAGGCCGAGGACGGCGGAGACCCGCCGACGATGTACCAGATTGGGACCGACCTCGGGTTCCTCAGGGACGTGGTGCCCATCGGGCCGGCCGAAACCACGAAGTCGCTTCTCCTCGGACCGGCCGAACGCGCCGACGTCATCGTCGACTTCTCCGACTTCGCCGGCGAGACGCTGACGGTCACGAACGACGCCGACTTCCCGTTCCGGAGCCCCGGTGCGTCGACCGGCACCGGCGGCGCGGGTCTCCCCGAACTGGCGCAGTTCCACGTGCGCACCGGTGACCCACAGGACCCCGCGGTCGACCCGACGTCGCTCCGCCTCCCCGGTCCCGAGCGGTTCGAGGAGAACGCGACGGTGCAGACCCGGCAGATGGGGCTGGACACGGGGTCGCTGAACGGACTGGACACCCACTTCCTCGACGAGGAGGGCGGCCGACCCGCCCCGGGCGAACACTGGGGCGACCCCATCCTGACCAGGCCCCAACTCGGTACGACCGAGATCTGGGAACTGGAGAACCGGACCGGCGACGCCCACCCCATCCACCTGCACCTCGTCGACTTCCAAGTCGTCGGCAGGGGGCAAGACGGGACCGACGCGCCGGACCCGACCGAACAGGGGAACAAGGACACCGTCAAGGTGTACGCCGGCGAGACTGTCCGTATCATCACCCGGTTCGGGAACTTCACCGGCCGGTACGTCTGGCACTGCCACCTCCTCGAACACGAGGACCAGGAGATGATGCGTCCCTACGAAGTCGTCACGGGGGAACGCGAGTAA
- a CDS encoding SDR family NAD(P)-dependent oxidoreductase, which translates to MSSDESGRVVVVTGANEGIGYHLLASLLDDGYRVAGLDVATDELESLREARPDRVDVRDCDVTADDDVRAAMDAVVDRWGRVDVLVNNAAVFTFGPFEAQTLDDTRREFEVNYFGYVRTIRAVLPHMRAQEEGRIHNVSSGAGLVGHPGLSGYASTKGAVEALTRSLRLELRNENVWCTVMHPPLTNTRSAATLGYPDAFLSDPAEVGRKLAEKVESTGPVVAADWKTKAGLWLSKRFPSLVERGTERFVE; encoded by the coding sequence ATGAGTTCCGACGAGAGCGGGCGCGTCGTCGTCGTCACCGGAGCGAACGAGGGTATCGGGTACCACCTGCTGGCGTCGTTGCTCGACGACGGCTACCGGGTCGCCGGCCTCGACGTCGCCACCGACGAACTCGAATCGCTCCGGGAGGCCCGTCCCGACCGGGTGGACGTCCGCGACTGCGACGTGACCGCGGACGACGACGTCCGCGCGGCGATGGACGCGGTGGTCGACCGGTGGGGCCGCGTCGACGTCCTCGTCAACAACGCCGCGGTGTTCACGTTCGGGCCGTTCGAGGCGCAGACCCTCGACGACACGCGCCGCGAGTTCGAGGTGAACTACTTCGGCTACGTTCGGACGATACGAGCGGTCCTCCCCCATATGCGGGCCCAGGAGGAGGGGCGCATCCACAACGTGAGTTCCGGCGCGGGACTCGTCGGCCACCCGGGGCTCTCCGGATATGCGTCCACGAAGGGGGCGGTAGAGGCGCTCACGCGGTCGCTCAGGTTGGAACTGCGGAACGAGAACGTCTGGTGTACGGTGATGCACCCGCCGTTGACGAACACGCGGTCTGCGGCCACGCTGGGCTACCCCGACGCGTTCCTGAGCGACCCCGCCGAGGTCGGCCGCAAACTCGCCGAGAAGGTGGAGTCGACGGGTCCGGTCGTCGCGGCCGACTGGAAGACGAAGGCGGGGTTGTGGCTCTCGAAGCGGTTCCCCTCCCTCGTCGAACGCGGGACCGAGCGGTTCGTGGAGTAG